A portion of the Sabethes cyaneus chromosome 3, idSabCyanKW18_F2, whole genome shotgun sequence genome contains these proteins:
- the LOC128739546 gene encoding serine/arginine-rich splicing factor 4-like: MFTEKKETRAYFECGTRSQAFQHQGDSCSGPVSTTKKISLDSGVSDHMVRGDSVIEDCRAVNPVTVFTHYDPAIPERSKFRSRSRSRSRSRSRSRSRSRSRSRSRSRSRSRSRSRSRSRSRSRSRSRSRSRSRSRSRSRSRSRSRSRSRSRSRSRSRSRSRSRSRSRSRSRSRSRSRSRSRSRSRSRSRSRSRSRSRSRSRSRSRSRSRSRSRSRSRSRSRSRSRSRSRSRSRSRSRSRSRSRSRSRSRSRSRSRSRSRSRSRSRSRSRSRSRSRSRSRSRSRSRSRSRSRSRSRSRSRSRSRSRSRSRSRSRSRSRSRSRSRSRSRSRSRSRSRSRSRSRSRSRSRSRSRSRSRSRSRSRSRSRSRSRSRSRSRSRSRSRSRSRSRSRSRSRSRSRSRSRSRSRSRSRSRSRSRSRSRSRSRSRSRSRSRSRSRSRSRSRSRSRSRSRSRSRSRSRS, from the exons ATGTTCACCGAGAAGAAAGAGACTCGGGCGTACTTCGAATGTGGTACAAG ATCTCAAGCCTTCCAACACCAAGGGGATTCTTGCTCGGGACCGGTGTCAACCACTAAGAAGATCTCCCTGGATTCTGGTGTTAGTGATCATATGGTTAGAGGTGATTCGGTTATCGAAGACTGTCGTGCTGTGAATCCAGTTACGGTTTttacccattatgacccagc AATTCCAGAAAGATCCAAattcagatccagatccagatccagatccagatccagatccagatccagatccagatccagatccagatccagatccagatccagatccagatccagatccagatccagatccagatccagatccagatccagatccagatccagatccagatccagatccagatccagatccagatccagatccagatccagatccagatccagatccagatccagatccagatccagatccagatccagatccagatccagatccagatccagatccagatccagatccagatccagatccagatccagatccagatccagatccagatccagatccagatccagatccagatccagatccagatccagatccagatccagatccagatccagatccagatccagatccagatccagatccagatccagatccagatccagatccagatccagatccagatccagatccagatccagatccagatccagatccagatccagatccagatccagatccagatccagatccagatccagatccagatccagatccagatccagatccagatccagatccagatccagatccagatccagatccagatccagatccagatccagatccagatccagatccagatccagatccagatccagatccagatccagatccagatccagatccagatccagatccagatccagatccagatccagatccagatccagatccagatccagatccagatccagatccagatccagatccagatccagatccagatccagatccagatccagatccagatccagatccagatccagatccagatccagatccagatccagatccagatccagatccagatccagatccagatccagatccagatccagatccagatccagatccagatccagatccagatccagatccagatccagatccagatccagatccagatccagatccagatccagatccagatccagatccagatccagatccagatccagatccagatccagatccagatccagatccagatccagatccagatccagatccagatccagatccagatccagatccagatccagatccagatccagatccagatccagatccagatccagatccagatcc